The Candidatus Methylacidiphilales bacterium genome includes the window GACTTTGTCTCCAAGGCAATCGGTGTGAACTGCGGACAGAGCAGGCGATTGATCCCGTACGCGACAAAATAGGCGAGCCCACACCATGCGAACAAAGCAACATAGCCTGCTCCACCCATCGCATCAAGAACGCAGCCGCAGACAATCGGGAAGACCATGCCTGAGATGGATCCGGCAAAGCCGCCCAGACCCACAACAGATCCAACTGCGCTCTTGGGGAAGACGTCGGAGACCGTCGTGTAAAGCGTCGCCGACCATGCTTGGTGGGCGCCCCCGGCAATCCCGATGAGAATCACTGCGGGCCAAAGGGACACCTGGGTGGCAAAAGCAACCGGCAATACGGCGAAGGAAAAGAGGAGCATGCTCATTCGCCGCGTTCGGGTGACGCTCCAACCGTGGCCGGCCATGGCCCTGGCTGCCCATCCGCCTGCTATGCTCAAGACCGTGACGATGGCATAGATCAGCACGAGGGGGAGACCCATGGTCTTGAGATCCATCCCGCGGGTCTGCTTGAAATAATCCGGCAGCCAGATGAGAAAGAACCACCAGACCGGGGAGATGAGGATTTGGGCCCCGACATAAGCCCATGTCTGCCGATAGCGGAGCAAACTGAGCCAAGGCAGGTGGAGGACTTGACCCGATTCGGACGCATCTGAAGAGCGTTCATCTGCATCCATTGGACCGCACGAACCGGTCGGCTTGTAAAGCACCCACCAGAACACCACCCAGACCAATCCGGCAGCCCCAGCCAAGAGAAAGGGCGCGTGCCAACTGAAGGTGAGAGCTAGCGGAGGAATGAGCGCCGGGACAAGAAGCGCGCCGATGTTGGCCCCCGAATTGAACAAGGTGGTGGCAAACGCGCGCTCTTTAACCGGAAACCACTGGGCCACGCTTTT containing:
- a CDS encoding MFS transporter, with the protein product MSSPTTSSNYRWIICALLFFATTINYIDRQILSLIKPILDQDLGWTNTQFGWVNSLFQGAYAISYLGFGWFIDKYGTKIGYSLSILTWSLAAAAHALVNSISGFGIARVALGLGEGGNFPAAIKSVAQWFPVKERAFATTLFNSGANIGALLVPALIPPLALTFSWHAPFLLAGAAGLVWVVFWWVLYKPTGSCGPMDADERSSDASESGQVLHLPWLSLLRYRQTWAYVGAQILISPVWWFFLIWLPDYFKQTRGMDLKTMGLPLVLIYAIVTVLSIAGGWAARAMAGHGWSVTRTRRMSMLLFSFAVLPVAFATQVSLWPAVILIGIAGGAHQAWSATLYTTVSDVFPKSAVGSVVGLGGFAGSISGMVFPIVCGCVLDAMGGAGYVALFAWCGLAYFVAYGINRLLCPQFTPIALETKS